From a single Girardinichthys multiradiatus isolate DD_20200921_A chromosome 17, DD_fGirMul_XY1, whole genome shotgun sequence genomic region:
- the LOC124883204 gene encoding uncharacterized protein LOC124883204 isoform X1 codes for MFFPSSLGCQPSSVKVLADRGTKPLTNDQICDFIAAKVAKFRLSRNNALFTNRTPAQTDFLLQPESSTSHSTFIVSPPKTSTSGNDNEHEQSSNPTAFQRHTVTVGQGRKEDSLRTAKSSSEATPQSDKKEDSQNLSGLASTCEKDDHSPMVLTTTCAGSYNKLLKESGLTPTGGSSQKDNKTLSDKGGQTKVCCGLECFQQKKGDANKEKKVVGGEGVAATSRSNTIKDEPSKGQQDSHLTLKNQSVHFLPTLSANKTDRADSPGSHQQNYQAQSNTDGTPGFPILMDFQYDNILDVEEPLMLTTKLEQYDDISEDENHFSRKQAGMMGYTPPVLSEASSKTVENMQGETLIQSGFHEELIPNNKTTPKLDTFDDTEIHSCQCSVETTNDLEHHLCPKGGERRNHLYDPCSVLNDEVDNQSDEQGEESENDDWEVIPVSILDLKFEPASEDVVQGDCEYGQKVHQGDLSARQSFALKPVPASAFSKIAVFDTPDDQEQAIRFGQLSFVVPSCGSPKGKPQMDRKELGSESEDSCDTDNSSTYSSGPECNYMTAPKELFKSFYIPVPRMTDHCVPDKVDPQTPPGLEKVQNISPDDCIISLLDSDEEFDTHFETKRKKRLSQTPENLVLPGYKQLLASLESEDSESEECVLVEDEVSKQNDKNVIILSDSDDEGRENYKQAKNIVTADSVECGRAGSLRQSRNTATPEEPPPVLRPGSVGLSEPQHMSKPEHHKQKISMPRVSSQQSDSPLIEDLTKQSEVVSLEAEGGVFPNDAANVLVPQRKKWEMAPSNLKLSLKADNTVTSTVIPRMYVNESTSDERLTLVSESRHPRQDPCETMSMVKSSPVTSTNIPLKEKLQLFMRDRSVSIPNATNETQRSSFRRMMHASTSQYQRSYSTDSPSTLDHPFTPTKLPSVLAPVQSMQGTSHARNKVFSDWQRQHVPLRREKKTKNGTKGSRRPL; via the exons ATGTTCTTCCCTTCCTCTCTTGGTTGTCAACCATCCAGTGTCAAAGTATTAGCTGACAGAGGAACCAAACCACTTACAAATGACCAAATATGTGACTTTATTGCTGCCAAGGTCGCAAAATTTAGGTTGTCAAGAAATAATGCCCTGTTCACCAACAGAACTCCTGCGCAAACTGACTTCCTGCTCCAACCTGAATCCAGCACATCACATTCCACCTTTATTGTATCCCCCCCCAAGACCTCCACCTCTGGCAACGACAATGAACATGAGCAAAGTTCTAACCCAACTGCCTTTCAGCGGCACACTGTCACAGTTGGACAAGGGCGTAAAGAAGACAGTTTGAGGACTGCAAAATCAAGTTCTGAGGCAACTCCCCAGTCTGATAAGAAAG AAGATTCACAAAACCTGTCAGGCCTTGCTTCCACTTGTGAGAAGGATGACCATAGCCCCATGGTTCTCACCACCACTTGTGCCGGTTCCTATAATAAACTCTTAAAGGAGTCTGGTCTAACACCCACCGGCGGCTCATCACAAAAAGACAATAAGACTTTAAGTGACAAAGGTGGACAGACTAAGGTTTGTTGTGGTCTTGAATGCTTCCAGCAGAAGAAAGGGGATGCAAACAAAGAGAAGAAAGTGGTTGGTGGGGAAGGAGTGGCAGCCACATCAAGGTCAAATACAATCAAAGATGAGCCGAGTAAAGGTCAACAAGATTCACACCTTACTTTAAAAAATCAGTCTGTACATTTCTTGCCAACATTATCAGCTAATAAAACTGATAGAGCAGACTCACCAGGTTCACACCAACAGAACTATCAAGCACAAAGCAACACTGATGGAACACCAGGTTTCCCAATTCTAATGGATTTCCAGTATGATAATATTTTGGATGTAGAAGAGCCATTGATGTTGACCACAAAGTTAGAACAATATGACGATATAAGTGAAGATGAGAATCATTTTAGTAGAAAACAGGCTGGGATGATGGGATATACCCCACCTGTTTTATCCGAGGCCAGCAGTAAAACAGTAGAAAACATGCAAGGTGAGACTTTGATCCAGTCTGGTTTTCATGAGGAACTCAtaccaaacaataaaacaacaccAAAGTTAGACACATTTGACGATACAGAGATCCACTCTTGTCAGTGTTCTGTTGAAACCACTAATGATTTGGAACATCATTTGTGTCCTAAGGGTGGTGAGAGGAGGAATCACTTATATGACCCCTGCTCTGTTTTGAATGATGAAGTTGACAATCAGTCTGATGAGCAGGGGGAAGAAAGTGAGAACGATGACTGGGAAGTGATACCTGTAAGCATATTAGACCTTAAATTTGAACCTGCCTCAGAAGATGTGGTGCAAGGTGACTGTGAGTACGGACAAAAAGTACACCAAGGTGACCTAAGTGCAAGACAAAGTTTTGCTCTAAAGCCGGTACCAGCATCTGCATTTTCTAAGATTGCTGTCTTTGACACGCCTGACGATCAAGAACAAGCCATCAGATTTGGACAGCTTTCCTTTGTTGTGCCCTCCTGTGGCAGTCCTAAAGGAAAACCACAAATGGACAGAAAAGAGTTAGGTTCCGAGTCTGAAGACAGTTGTGACACTGACAACAGTTCTACTTACTCATCTGGTCCGGAATGCAACTATATGACTGCGCCTAAGGAGCTGTTTAAGAGTTTTTATATACCTGTCCCAAGAATGACTGATCACTGTGTGCCAGACAAAGTGGACCCACAAACACCTCCTGGtcttgaaaaagttcaaaacatCAGTCCAGATGATTGTATAATTAGCCTTCTTGATTCTGATGAGGAATTTGATACACACTTCGagacaaaaaggaagaaacGATTGTCTCAAACGCCTGAGAACTTGGTTCTCCCTGGTTACAAACAACTATTGGCTTCTCTAGAAAGCGAGGACAGTGAGTCAGAAGAATGTGTGCTTGTTGAAGATGAGGTCTCcaaacaaaatgataaaaatgtgaTTATATTGTCTGACTCGGATGATGAAGGCAGGGAAAACTACAAACAGGCAAAGAACATTGTTACTGCAGACTCCGTAGAATGTGGCAGAGCAGGTTCTCTTAGAcaatcaaggaacacagcaactcCTGAAGAACCACCCCCTGTACTAAGACCGGGTTCAGTAGGCTTGTCTGAGCCCCAACACATGTCCAAACCTGAGCATCACAAGCAAAAGATCAGCATGCCAAGAGTGAGTTCCCAACAGTCTGACAGTCCCCTAATAGAAGATCTCACAAAACAGAGCGAGGTTGTCTCATTAGAAGCAGAAGGTGGTGTTTTTCCAAATGATGCTGCAAATGTTTTGGTccctcaaagaaaaaaatgggaaaTGGCTCCAAGCAACCTAAAGCTCTCATTAAAGGCAGACAACACAGTAACCTCTACAGTAATTCCTCGCATGTATGTTAATGAATCTACATCAGATGAGCGACTAACACTTGTCAGTGAATCTAGACACCCCAGGCAAGATCCATGTGAAACCATGTCAATGGTAAAGTCCTCCCCTGTAACCTCTACAAATATCCCGTTGAAAGAGAAGTTGCAGCTCTTTATGAGAGACAGATCTGTCTCCATCCCTAATGCTACAAATGAAACCCAGAGGAGCTCATTTAGACGCATGATGCATGCATCGACATCCCAATATCAGAGGTCTTACTCTACCGACAGCCCTTCAACTCTGGATCATCCCTTCACTCCTACAAAGTTGCCATCAGTCTTAGCTCCTGTGCAGTCCATGCAAGGCACCAGCCATGCAAGGAACAAAGTGTTCAGTGACTGGCAAAGACAGCACGTCCCCCTGCGTAgggagaagaaaacaaaaaatgggaCAAAGGGCTCAAGACGTCCTCTCTAG
- the LOC124883204 gene encoding uncharacterized protein LOC124883204 isoform X2 produces MVLTTTCAGSYNKLLKESGLTPTGGSSQKDNKTLSDKGGQTKVCCGLECFQQKKGDANKEKKVVGGEGVAATSRSNTIKDEPSKGQQDSHLTLKNQSVHFLPTLSANKTDRADSPGSHQQNYQAQSNTDGTPGFPILMDFQYDNILDVEEPLMLTTKLEQYDDISEDENHFSRKQAGMMGYTPPVLSEASSKTVENMQGETLIQSGFHEELIPNNKTTPKLDTFDDTEIHSCQCSVETTNDLEHHLCPKGGERRNHLYDPCSVLNDEVDNQSDEQGEESENDDWEVIPVSILDLKFEPASEDVVQGDCEYGQKVHQGDLSARQSFALKPVPASAFSKIAVFDTPDDQEQAIRFGQLSFVVPSCGSPKGKPQMDRKELGSESEDSCDTDNSSTYSSGPECNYMTAPKELFKSFYIPVPRMTDHCVPDKVDPQTPPGLEKVQNISPDDCIISLLDSDEEFDTHFETKRKKRLSQTPENLVLPGYKQLLASLESEDSESEECVLVEDEVSKQNDKNVIILSDSDDEGRENYKQAKNIVTADSVECGRAGSLRQSRNTATPEEPPPVLRPGSVGLSEPQHMSKPEHHKQKISMPRVSSQQSDSPLIEDLTKQSEVVSLEAEGGVFPNDAANVLVPQRKKWEMAPSNLKLSLKADNTVTSTVIPRMYVNESTSDERLTLVSESRHPRQDPCETMSMVKSSPVTSTNIPLKEKLQLFMRDRSVSIPNATNETQRSSFRRMMHASTSQYQRSYSTDSPSTLDHPFTPTKLPSVLAPVQSMQGTSHARNKVFSDWQRQHVPLRREKKTKNGTKGSRRPL; encoded by the coding sequence ATGGTTCTCACCACCACTTGTGCCGGTTCCTATAATAAACTCTTAAAGGAGTCTGGTCTAACACCCACCGGCGGCTCATCACAAAAAGACAATAAGACTTTAAGTGACAAAGGTGGACAGACTAAGGTTTGTTGTGGTCTTGAATGCTTCCAGCAGAAGAAAGGGGATGCAAACAAAGAGAAGAAAGTGGTTGGTGGGGAAGGAGTGGCAGCCACATCAAGGTCAAATACAATCAAAGATGAGCCGAGTAAAGGTCAACAAGATTCACACCTTACTTTAAAAAATCAGTCTGTACATTTCTTGCCAACATTATCAGCTAATAAAACTGATAGAGCAGACTCACCAGGTTCACACCAACAGAACTATCAAGCACAAAGCAACACTGATGGAACACCAGGTTTCCCAATTCTAATGGATTTCCAGTATGATAATATTTTGGATGTAGAAGAGCCATTGATGTTGACCACAAAGTTAGAACAATATGACGATATAAGTGAAGATGAGAATCATTTTAGTAGAAAACAGGCTGGGATGATGGGATATACCCCACCTGTTTTATCCGAGGCCAGCAGTAAAACAGTAGAAAACATGCAAGGTGAGACTTTGATCCAGTCTGGTTTTCATGAGGAACTCAtaccaaacaataaaacaacaccAAAGTTAGACACATTTGACGATACAGAGATCCACTCTTGTCAGTGTTCTGTTGAAACCACTAATGATTTGGAACATCATTTGTGTCCTAAGGGTGGTGAGAGGAGGAATCACTTATATGACCCCTGCTCTGTTTTGAATGATGAAGTTGACAATCAGTCTGATGAGCAGGGGGAAGAAAGTGAGAACGATGACTGGGAAGTGATACCTGTAAGCATATTAGACCTTAAATTTGAACCTGCCTCAGAAGATGTGGTGCAAGGTGACTGTGAGTACGGACAAAAAGTACACCAAGGTGACCTAAGTGCAAGACAAAGTTTTGCTCTAAAGCCGGTACCAGCATCTGCATTTTCTAAGATTGCTGTCTTTGACACGCCTGACGATCAAGAACAAGCCATCAGATTTGGACAGCTTTCCTTTGTTGTGCCCTCCTGTGGCAGTCCTAAAGGAAAACCACAAATGGACAGAAAAGAGTTAGGTTCCGAGTCTGAAGACAGTTGTGACACTGACAACAGTTCTACTTACTCATCTGGTCCGGAATGCAACTATATGACTGCGCCTAAGGAGCTGTTTAAGAGTTTTTATATACCTGTCCCAAGAATGACTGATCACTGTGTGCCAGACAAAGTGGACCCACAAACACCTCCTGGtcttgaaaaagttcaaaacatCAGTCCAGATGATTGTATAATTAGCCTTCTTGATTCTGATGAGGAATTTGATACACACTTCGagacaaaaaggaagaaacGATTGTCTCAAACGCCTGAGAACTTGGTTCTCCCTGGTTACAAACAACTATTGGCTTCTCTAGAAAGCGAGGACAGTGAGTCAGAAGAATGTGTGCTTGTTGAAGATGAGGTCTCcaaacaaaatgataaaaatgtgaTTATATTGTCTGACTCGGATGATGAAGGCAGGGAAAACTACAAACAGGCAAAGAACATTGTTACTGCAGACTCCGTAGAATGTGGCAGAGCAGGTTCTCTTAGAcaatcaaggaacacagcaactcCTGAAGAACCACCCCCTGTACTAAGACCGGGTTCAGTAGGCTTGTCTGAGCCCCAACACATGTCCAAACCTGAGCATCACAAGCAAAAGATCAGCATGCCAAGAGTGAGTTCCCAACAGTCTGACAGTCCCCTAATAGAAGATCTCACAAAACAGAGCGAGGTTGTCTCATTAGAAGCAGAAGGTGGTGTTTTTCCAAATGATGCTGCAAATGTTTTGGTccctcaaagaaaaaaatgggaaaTGGCTCCAAGCAACCTAAAGCTCTCATTAAAGGCAGACAACACAGTAACCTCTACAGTAATTCCTCGCATGTATGTTAATGAATCTACATCAGATGAGCGACTAACACTTGTCAGTGAATCTAGACACCCCAGGCAAGATCCATGTGAAACCATGTCAATGGTAAAGTCCTCCCCTGTAACCTCTACAAATATCCCGTTGAAAGAGAAGTTGCAGCTCTTTATGAGAGACAGATCTGTCTCCATCCCTAATGCTACAAATGAAACCCAGAGGAGCTCATTTAGACGCATGATGCATGCATCGACATCCCAATATCAGAGGTCTTACTCTACCGACAGCCCTTCAACTCTGGATCATCCCTTCACTCCTACAAAGTTGCCATCAGTCTTAGCTCCTGTGCAGTCCATGCAAGGCACCAGCCATGCAAGGAACAAAGTGTTCAGTGACTGGCAAAGACAGCACGTCCCCCTGCGTAgggagaagaaaacaaaaaatgggaCAAAGGGCTCAAGACGTCCTCTCTAG